In Streptomyces sp. NBC_00344, the genomic window TGCCGTGATGATGCTCAGGGTGCAGAGCGAGCGGATGAACGCGGCCTTCTTCCCGACCGAGCGCGAGTACTCGCGCCGCTACGGCCTGGACGGCGACCGGATGGCCCGGATGCCCGGGCACGCCATCGTCATGCACCCCGGGCCGATGAACCGGGGTATGGAGATCACCGCCGACGTCGCCGACTCCGACCGCTGCACCGTGGTCGAACAGGTCGCCAACGGCGTCTCCATCCGGATGGCCGTCCTGTATCTGCTGCTGGGCGGCTCCGAGCCCGCCACCACCTCCCCATCGTCGCCCGCCGCCACCCCTGAGCGAAGCGCTGCGCGCCCCGCTGTATCCGAGGAGAGCAAGTAAAGATGAGCGAGACCAAGAAGATTCTGCTCCGCGGTGCGAAGGTGCTCGGCGGCGAGCCGCAGGATGTGCTGATCGACGGCGAGACCATCGAGGCGGTGGGCGCCGGCCTGCCGGCCGACGGCGCCGAGGTCATCGAGGCCGAGGGCAGGATCCTGCTGCCCGGCCTGGTCGATCTGCACACCCATCTGCGTGAGCCCGGCCGTGAGGACTCCGAGACCGTGCTCACCGGTACCAGGGCCGCGGCCGTCGGCGGGTTCACCGCCGTCCACGCCATGGCGAACACGTTTCCGGTGGCCGACACCGCCGGTGTCGTGGAGCAGGTCTGGCGCCTCGGAAGGGAATCCGGCTACTGCGACGTGCAGCCCGTCGGCGCCGTCACCGTGGGCCTCGACGGCAAGCAGCTGGCCGAGCTCGGTGCGATGCACGACTCGGCCGCCGGGGTGAAGGTCTTCTCAGACGACGGCAAGTGCGTCCACGACGCCGTGATCATGCGCCGCGCCCTCGAGTACGTGAAGGCATTCGACGGAGTCGTCGCCCAGCACGCCCAGGAACCCCGCCTCACCGAAGGCGCCCAGATGAACGAGGGCGTGGTCTCGTCCGAGCTCGGCCTCGGCGGCTGGCCGGCCGTCGCCGAGGAGTCGATCATCGCCCGTGACGTCCTGCTCGCCGCCCACGTCGGCTCCCGGGTGCACATCTGCCATCTGTCGACCGCGGGATCCGTCGAGATCGTCCGCTGGGCCAAGTCCAAGGGGTGGAACGTCACCGCCGAGGTCACCCCGCACCACCTGCTGCTCACCGACGAGCTGGTGCGCACGTACAACCCGGTCTACAAGGTGAACCCGCCGCTGCGCACCGAGGCCGATGTGATGGCGCTGCGCGAGGCACTCGCCGACGGCACGATCGACTGCGTCGCCACCGACCACGCCCCGCACCCGCACGAGGACAAGGACTGCGAGTGGGCCGCGGCCGCCATGGGAATGGTCGGACTCGAGACAGCGCTCTCCGTCGTACAGCAGACGATGGTCGACACCGGTCTGGTGGACTGGGCCGTCGTCGCCGACCGGATGTCCTTCCGGCCCGCGGCCATCGGCAGGCTGGCCGGGCACGGGCGCCCCATCTCGGCAGGCGAGCCCGCGAACCTCACTCTCATCGATCCGGATTACCGTGGTGAGGTGGACCCCGCGGGCTTCGCCTCCCGCAGCCGCAACACTCCGTACGAGGGGCGTGAGCTGCCGGGACGCGTCACCCACACCTTCCTGCGGGGCCGGGCAACGGTCGTGGACGGGAAGCTGGCGTGACACCTCTCATCAACCTGGCAGCGGTCAGCCCGGCAGTCGGACACCTCGCAGCCGAGCAGAAGTCGGCGCAGGTCACCGACTGGGCGGGGCGCATCGGCTGGATCATCGGGCTGCTGCTCGTCATCACGCTCGTCTACTGGCTGATGCGTGAGGGCTGGAAGTGGCGGGGGACGCTGCAGGGCGATCTCCCCGAGCTCCCCGCCGCGCCCGCGGAGCCGGGTGCGGCGACACTGACCATGAGCGGCCGCTACCACGGTTCGACAACCGCGGGGCAGTGGCTCGACCGGATCGTCGCGCGAGGACTGGGTACCCGCAGCAGGGCCGATGTGACGCTGACGGACGCCGGAGTGGACGTCGTACGCCCGGGGGCGAACGACTTCTTCATCCCGGCCGCCCAGCTGCGCGGGGCCAGGCTCGACAAGGGCATCGCGGGCAAGGTGCTCACCGAGGGCGGACTGCTCATCATCACCTGGCAGCACGGCGACAGGCTGATCGACTCCGGTTTCCGCTCGGACCACTCGGCCGGGCAGGCCGCCTGGGCCGAGGCCATCAACTCCATGAAGCAGTCGGCGAACGACTCCATCACTACGGAAGGCACCGCACGATGACGATCTCCAATCCGGGGAACGCCTCGAAGAGGAAATCGGCGCCTCCCGCCGTACTCGTCCTGGAGGACGGCCGCAGCTTCCGCGGCCGTGCCTACGGGACCCTGGGGGAGACCTTCGGTGAAGCGGTGTTCAACACCGGCATGACCGGTTACCAGGAAACCCTCACCGACCCCTCGTACCACCGTCAGGTTGTCGTGATGACCGCCCCGCACGTCGGGAACACCGGTGTCAACGACGAGGACGACGAGTCGAAGAAGATCTGGGTCGCGGGCTATGTGGTGCGTGACCCCGCGCGCATTCCGTCGAACTGGCGCTCGCAGCGCTCCCTCGAGGACGAACTGGTGAGCCAGGGCGTCGTCGGTATCAGCGGTATCGACACCCGTGCGCTCACCCGCCATCTGCGCGAGCGGGGCGCCATGCGCGTCGGCATCTTCTCCGGCAACGCGATCGCCGACGAGGGAACGCTCCTCGCGCGGGTCCGCCAGGCCCCGGAGATGGACGGCGCCGATCTCTCCGCCGAGGTCGCCACGACCGAGACCTACGTCGTGCCCGCGGTCGGCGAGAAGAAGTTCACCGTCGCCGCGATCGACCTCGGCATCAAGGGCATGACCCCGCACCGGATGGCCGAGCGCGGCATCGAGGTGCACGTGCTGCCGGCCGGCGCCACAGCCGACGACGTCTACGCGGTGGCCCCGGACGGAGTGTTCCTCTCCAACGGCCCCGGCGACCCCGCCACCGCCGACCTCACCGTGATCAAGGCCGTCCTGGAGCGCAAAACGCCGCTCTTCGGCATCTGCTTCGGCAATCAGCTGCTCGGCCGTTCGCTCGGCTTCGGCACGTACAAGCTCAAGTACGGCCACCGCGGGATCAACCAGCCCGTCCAGGACCGCACGACCGGCAAGGTCGAGGTCACGGCGCACAACCACGGCTTCGCCGTCGACGCACCGCTCGACCGGGTCTCCGACACCCCGTACGGCCGCGCCGAGGTCTCGCACGTCTGCCTCAACGACAACGTGGTCGAAGGTCTCCAGCTGCTCGACCAGCCCGCATTCAGCGTCCAGTACCACCCCGAAGCAGCCGCAGGCCCGCACGACGCCGCGTATCTCTTCGACCGCTTCGTAGAGCTCATGGAGGGCCAGCGTGCCTAAGCGCACCGATATCCAGTCCGTCCTGGTCATCGGTTCAGGACCGATCGTCATCGGCCAGGCAGCCGAGTTCGACTACTCCGGCACCCAGGCCTGCCGGGTCCTCAAGGCCGAGGGCCTGCGGGTCATTCTGGTCAACTCCAACCCCGCCACGATCATGACCGACCCGGAGATCGCCGACGCGACCTATGTCGAGCCGATCACGCCCGAGTTCGTCGAGAAGATCATCGCCAAGGAGCGCCCCGACACCCTGCTCCCGACCCTCGGCGGGCAGACCGCGCTCAACACGGCGATCTCCATGCACGAGAACGGTGTCCTTGAGAGGTACGGCGTCGAGCTGATCGGCGCCAACGTCGAGGCCATCAACAAGGGCGAGGACCGCGACCTCTTCAAGGGGGTCGTCGAGGCCGTCCGCGCGAAGATCGGCCATGGCGAGTCCGCCCGCTCGGTCATCTGCCACACCATGGACGACGTCATCGGCGGTGTCGGCGAGCTCGGCGGCTACCCCGTCGTCGTCCGCCCCTCCTTCACCATGGGCGGCGCCGGCTCCGGCTTCGCGCACAACGAGGAGGAGCTGCGCCGTATCGCAGGCCAGGGCCTGATGCTCTCGCCCACCACCGAGGTGCTCCTGGAGGAGTCCATCCTCGGCTGGAAGGAGTACGAGCTGGAGCTGATGCGCGACAAGCACGACAACGTCGTGGTCGTCTGCTCCATCGAGAACTTCGACCCGATGGGTGTGCACACCGGTGACTCGATCACCGTCGCACCGTCGATGACACTGACCGACCGCGAATACCAGCGACTGCGCGACATCGGCATCGCGATCATCCGCGAGGTCGGCGTGGACACCGGCGGCTGCAACATCCAGTTCGCGGTCAACCCGGACGACGGCCGGATCATCGTCATCGAGATGAACCCCCGCGTCTCGCGTTCCTCGGCGCTCGCATCGAAGGCGACCGGTTTCCCGATCGCGAAGATCGCGGCCCGTCTCGCCGTCGGGTACACGCTGGACGAGATCCCCAACGACATCACGGAGAAGACTCCGGCGTCCTTCGAGCCGACCCTCGACTATGTCGTGGTCAAGGTGCCCCGCTTCGCGTTCGAGAAGTTTCCGGCCGCCGACGCCACCCTCACCACCACCATGAAGTCGGTGGGCGAGGCCATGGCCATCGGCCGCAACTTCTCCGAAGCGCTGAACAAGGCGCTGCGCTCGCTGGAGAAGAAGGGATCGCAGTTCACCTTCACCGGTGAGCCCGGCGACAAGGACGCGCTGCTGGAGACGGCCAAGGTTCCCACCGACGGCCGTATCAACACCGTCATGCAGGCCATGCGGGCCGGCGCGACGCCCGAGGAGGTCTTCGACGCGACGAAGATCGACCCGTGGTTCGTGGACCAGCTGTTCCTGATCAAGGAGCATGCGGACGAGCTCGCCGCAGCCGAGAAGCTCGACCCCTGGCTGCTCTCCGACGCCAAGCGCCACGGCTTCTCGGACATCCAGATCGCCGAGATCCGCGGCCTGCGCGAGGACGTCGTGCGAGAGGTGCGGCACGCACTGGGCGTGCGTCCCGTCTACAAGACTGTCGACACCTGCGCGGCCGAGTTCGCCGCGAAGACCCCGTACTTCTACTCCTCGTACGACGAGGAGAGCGAGGTCGCGCCGCGCGAGAAGCCCGCCGTGATCATCCTGGGCTCGGGTCCGAACCGGATCGGCCAGGGCATCGAGTTCGACTACTCCTGTGTCCACGCCTCCTTCGCACTGAGCGACGCCGGCTACGAGACCGTGATGGTCAACTGCAACCCCGAGACCGTCTCCACCGACTACGACACCTCCGACCGGCTCTACTTCGAGCCGCTCACACTCGAGGACGTACTGGAGATCGTGCACGCCGAGACGCTCGCGGGACCGGTGGCCGGGGTCATCGTCCAGCTCGGTGGCCAGACCCCCCTCGGTCTGGCCCAGGCGCTCAAGGACAACGGCGTGCCGGTCGTCGGCACCCCGCCCGAGGCGATCCACGCAGCCGAGGACCGCGGAGCCTTCGGCCGGGTGCTCGCCGAGGCGGATCTGCCCGCCCCCAAGCACGGCACCGCGACGACCTTCGACGAGGCCAAGGCCATCGCCGACGAGATCGGATACCCGGTCCTGGTGCGCCCCTCGTACGTGCTCGGCGGCCGCGGCATGGAGATCGTGTACGACGAGTCCCGTCTCTCCTCGTACATCACCGAGTCCACCGAGATCAGCCCCAGTCGCCCGGTGCTGGTCGACCGCTTCCTGGACGACGCGATCGAGATCGATGTCGACGCGCTCTACGACGGCACCGAGCTCTATCTCGGCGGGGTCATGGAGCACATCGAGGAGGCCGGGATCCACTCCGGCGACTCCGCCTGTGCGCTGCCCCCGATCACTCTCGGCGGCTTCGACATCAAGCGGCTGCGCACATCGACGGAGGCCATCGCCAAGGGTGTCGGCGTCCGCGGACTGATCAACATCCAGTTCGCGATGGCGGGCGACATCCTCTACGTGCTCGAGGCCAACCCGCGCGCCTCGCGTACCGTCCCCTTCACGTCGAAGGCCACGGCGGTGCCGCTGGCCAAGGCCGCCGCCCGTATCTCGCTGGGGGCGACCGTCGCCGAGCTGCGCGCCGAGGGCATGCTCCCGGCCACCGGCGACGGCGGCACGCTGCCGCACGACGCGCCCATCTCCGTCAAGGAGGCCGTGATGCCGTGGTCGCGTTTCCGCGACATGCACGGACGCGGTGTCGACACGGTCCTCGGCCCGGAGATGCGCTCCACCGGCGAGGTCATGGGCATCGACTCGGTCTTCGGCACGGCGTACGCCAAGTCGCAGGCCGGCGCGTACGGCCCGCTGCCCACCAAGGGCCGGGCGTTCATCTCGGTCGCCAACCGGGACAAGCGCTCCATGATCTTCCCGGCGCGTGAGCTGGTCGCCCACGGCTTCGAACTGCTGGCCACGTCGGGCACCGCCGAAGTGCTGCGCCGCAACGGCATCAAGGCCACGGTGGTACGCAAACTGAGTGAGGGCGAAGGACCGGCGGGCGAGCGGACCATCGTCCAGCTCATCCATGACGGTGAGGTCGACCTCATCGTCAACACCCCGTACGGCACCGGCGGCCGTCTCGACGGCTACGAGATCCGCACGGCGGCAGTGGCCCGCTCCGTTCCCTGCCTGACCACGGTCCAGGCGCTCGCCGCCGCGGTGCAGGGCATCGACGCGCTCAACGGCGGGGACGTCGGCGTCCGGTCGCTCCAGGAACACGCCGAGCAACTGACCGCGGCCCGCGACTAGCAGTTCAGCAGGGGGACACCGGAAACGGTGTCCCCCTCTTCATGAGGACACTGAGATGTACAAACTCTTCTTCGAGCTGGTCTTCAAGCGGATGGACCCGGAGCGTGCCCACCATCTGGCGTTCCGCTGGATCCGGGCCGCCGCCGGAATTCCGGTGCTGCGCACCTTCATCGCGGCCGCGCTCGCCCCCCGGTACGAGGAACTGCGCACCGAGGCACTGGGCCTGCGGATGCACGGACCCTTCGGGCTCGCCGCCGGTTTCGACAAGAACGCCGTGGCCATCGACGGAATGACGATGCTCGGCTTCGACCACATCGAGATCGGTACGGTCACCGCGCAGCCCCAGCCGGGCAACCCCCCGAAGCGTCTCTTCCGTCTGGTGAAGGACCGCGCGCTCATCAACCGGATGGGCTTCAACAACGAGGGTTCGGAGGCTGTCGCGGCCCGTATGGCGGCGCGCAGCCAGGTCTTCCGTACCACGGTCGGTGTCAACATCGGCAAGACCAAGGTCGTCCCGGAGGAGGAGGCGGTCGGCGACTACGTCGCGTCGGCCGAGCGGCTCGCGGCGCACGCCGATTACCTGGTGGTGAACGTGTCCTCGCCGAACACCCCGGGCCTGCGGAACCTCCAGGCCACCGAGGCGCTCCGGCCGCTGCTGACGGCCGTACGGGAGGCCGCCGACCGTACGGTCCCCGGCCGGCGGGTGCCGCTCCTGGTGAAGATCGCCCCCGATCTGGCCGACGAGGACGTGGACGCCGTCGCGGACCTGGCCGCCGAGCTCCGTCTGGACGGCATCATCGCCACCAACACCACCATCGCCCGCGAAGGTCTCGGGCTGCGGTCGGCGCCGGCGCTGGTGAAGGAGACCGGTGGCCTCTCCGGGGCTCCGCTCAAGGAGCGCTCGCTGGAGGTCCTGCGCCGTCTGCACGCCCGCGTGGGGGACGACCTGACCCTCATCGGGGTCGGCGGCATCGAGACCGCAGAGGACGCCTGGCAGCGGATCCTCGCCGGCGCGACGCTCGTCCAGGGATACAGCGCCTTCATCTACCAGGGCCCGTTCTGGGCCCGCGCGATCCACAAGGGGCTCGCCGCCCGGCTCCGGGCCAGCCCCTACGCCACCCTCGCCGAAGCAGTCGGCGCCGAGAACCGGAAGGTCACCCGATGAGTCCCGTCGAACCCTTCGGCGCACGCCTGCGCCACGCCATGGACACCCGCGGCCCGCTCTGTGTGGGCATCGACCCGCATGCGTCCCTGCTGACCGCCTGGGGCCTGGCGGACGACGTCGCCGGCCTGGAGCGGTTCACCCGTACCGTCGTGGAGGCGCTGGCGGACCGCGTGGCCGTGCTCAAGCCTCAGTCCGCCTTCTTCGAGCGCTTCGGGTCCCGCGGTGTCGCGGTACTCGAGAGCGCCGTCGCCGATGCGCGTGCGGCCGGAGCCCTGGTGCTGATGGACGCCAAGCGCGGCGACATCGGCTCGACCATGGGCGCCTACGCGGCGACCTACCTCGAGAAGGACTCGCCGCTCTTCTCGGACGCCGTGACCGTCTCGCCGTATCTCGGCTTCGGCTCGCTCCGGCCGGCTCTGGACGCCGCCGTGCTCAGCGGATCCGGTGTGTTCGTGCTCGCGCTGACCTCCAATCCGGAGGGCGCCGAGGTCCAGCGGTCCACGGCTGCCGACGGCCGGTCCGTCGCCCAGGTACTGCTCGACCACATGGCGGCCGAGAACGAGGGCGCCGAGCCGCTGGGCGCGGTCGGCGCGGTGGTCGGTGCGACACTCGGCGAAGCGGGTGTGCGGCTGGACATCAACGGGCCGCTGCTGGCCCCCGGGATCGGGGCCCAGGGCGCGACCCCCGCCGATCTGCCCGCCGTATTCGGTTCCGCGGTCCGTAATGTGCTGCCGAGCGTCAGCCGCGGCGTGCTGCGTCACGGACCGGACATCGCCGCTCTGCGTGATTCGGCCGCCCGCTTCACCGACGAGGTACGCGCGGCGGTCTCCGGCTGAGGACTGCCCGAGGTCGGGGGCTGATGGCGGTCAAGACCCCGTGCGGGAGCGTACAGATTCGGCCAATGGTCACCCGGCAGACCGAAAACCGGGGTTATATGCACCAAATGTCGCCCCCAGTCACAGCTGACCAGGACTTTTCGTCTGTTCTCGCTGACTGGAGCGGCCCTGGCCGCTAGTCTCCGTCGAGAGCCGACTCGCAATTCCTTTGCACGTCGCTCACCAGGTGTGGGGCGATCAGTCCCGCACCGGTCCGTATCCGACAGTTCGACATCCGAGGTGACGTAGGCGTGGCTCTTCCGCCCCTTACCCCTGAACAGCGCGCAGCCGCGCTCGAAAAGGCCGCCGCGGCTCGCCGGGAGCGGGCCGAGGTCAAGAATCGACTCAAGCACTCCGGTGCATCCCTCCACGAGGTCATCAAGCAGGGCCAGGAGAACGGTGTCATCGGCAAGATGAAGGTCTCCGCTCTCCTCGAGTCCCTGCCCGGCGTGGGCAAGGTCCGCGCCAAGCAGATCATGGAGCGGCTCGGCATTTCCGAGAGCCGCCGGGTGCGCGGTCTCGGCTCCAATCAGATCGCCTCTCTGGAGCGCGAGTTCGGTGGCGGCGCTGCCTGACGTCCCAGGCACCCCTGGGAAGCTGGAATAATCGCCGTATGGCTGTAACACCCCGGGGGACGTCCCCCGCATCCCCGGACCCCTGTCCGCGGCTGACCGTGCTCTCCGGCCCCTCCGGGGTCGGCAAGAGCACGGTCGTCGCGCACATGCGCAAGGTTCACCCCGAGGTATGGCTCTCGGTGTCGGCGACGACCCGCAAGCCACGCCCCGGCGAGCGTCATGGCGTCCAGTACTTCTTCGTGGACGACGGGGAGTTCGACAAGCTCATCGCGAACGGTGAGCTGCTTGAGTGGGCCGAATTCGCGGGCAATCGCTACGGCACTCCACGCCGGGCGGTGCTGGAGCGACTCGAGGCGGGCGAGCCGGTGCTCCTGGAGATCGATCTCCAGGGCGCCCGGCTCGTGCGGGAGTCGATGCCGGAGGCTCAGCTGGTGTTCCTGGCTCCGCCCAGCTGGGACGAGCTGGTCCGCCGGCTGACCGGCCGCGGGACCGAGCCGTCCGATGTCATCGAACGGCGGCTGGACGCCGCGAAGATCGAACTGGCCGCCGACGCGGAGTTCGATACGACCCTTGTCAATACCTCCGTCGAGGACGTGGCCCGCGAGCTGCTAGCCTTGGTCAAGGTTCTTTGATTTTCACTCCATCGGAAGGCAGAGAGTGTCCTCTTCCATCTCCACGCCCGAGGGCATCATCAACCCGCCGATTGATGAGCTGCTCGAGGCAACCGACTCCAAGTACAGCCTTGTGATCTACGCCGCCAAGCGCGCGCGCCAGATCAACGCGTACTACTCGCAGCTGGGCGAAGGCCTGCTCGAGTACGTCGGTCCGCTGGTGGACACGCACGTCCACGAGAAGCCCCTCTCGATCGCGCTCCGCGAGATCAACGCGGGTCTGCTGACCTCCGAGGCCATCGAGGGCCCCGCGCAGTAACGCAGACAGCTGTTTTTTCCCCACAGGCCCGGCAGCGCTACTGCCGGGCCTGTGGTGTGTCATGGGTGTACGAATCCGAATGCGGGAGCCGGGGAGGCATGGACGTGGCGGACAGGCCGAAGGTCGTTCTGGGGGTCAGCGGAGGCATCGCCGCGTACAAGGTGTGCGAGGTGCTGCGCAGGCTCACCGAGTCGGGCCATGACGTGCGGGTCGTACCGACGGCTTCGGCGCTGCACTTCGTCGGTGCCGCCACCTGGTCGGCACTCTCCGGGCATCCGGTGTCGACCGAGGTGTGGACCGATGTCCACGAGGTGCCGCACGTGCGGATCGGCCAGGAGGCGGATCTGGTCCTGGTCGCTCCCGCGACGGCGGATATGCTCGGCAAGGCCGCCCACGGACTTGCCGACGATCTGCTGACCAACACCCTGCTCACCGCCCGATGTCCGGTGGTCTTCGCGCCCGCCATGCACACCGAGATGTGGGAGCACCCCGCAACCCAGGAGAACGTGGCCACGCTGCGGCGCCGCGGCGCCGTGGTGATCGAGCCCGCCGTCGGCAGGCTCACCGGGGTCGACACGGGCAAGGGGCGGCTGCCCGATCCCGGCGCGATCTTCGAGGCCTGCCGGCAGGTGCTCGCCCGCGGAGTCGCCGGGCCCGACCTCGCGGGCCGCCATGTGGTGGTCAGCGCGGGCGGCACCCGGGAGCCGCTCGACCCGGTCCGCTATCTGGGCAACCGTTCCTCCGGGAAACAGGGCTATGCCCTCGCCCGTACTGCTGTCGCCCGCGGGGCCAGGGTGACGCTCATCGAGGCCAACACCGGGCTGCCCGACCCGGCCGGCGCCGACATCGTCCACGTCGGCACCGCCGTACAGCTGCGCGAGGCCGTCCTCAAGGCGGCGGCGGACGCCGACGCGGTGGTCATGGCCGCCGCTGTCGCCGATTTCCGGCCCGCGTCCTACGCCGAGGGAAAGATCAAGAAGAAGGACGGCCAGGAGCCCGCGCCGATCGTCCTGGTCCGCAATCCGGACATCCTCGCCGAGATCTCCGCCGACCGGGCCACTGCCGGGCAGGTGGTCGTCGGATTCGCCGCGGAGACCGACGACGTCATGGACAACGGCCGCGCGAAGCTGCGGCGCAAGGGCTGTGACCTGCTGGTGGTCAATGAGGTGGGCGAGCGGAGGACCTTCGGGTCCGAGGAGAACGAAGCGGTCGTCCTCGACGCCGAAGGAGGCGAGACCGCGGTGCCGTACGGTCCGAAGGCGGCACTTGCCGATGCGGTCTGGGACCTGGTGGTACCCAGGCTGGGATGAAATTCTTGTGTCACCCCACCCGATGGATGGAACCGGGCCTGTCCGGCTTTCCAGCCGGCGGAACCGGGTGGAGCCTTGCCCCGATAGGCAGTGCCTCAGGTCACACGGCTCCCACGTGTCGAGACACGTGGCCCGTTGGCCGGGGGCGACCGATAAACTGGTCGCGGAACGAGCCGGGCGCAGCCCCCGGCCGCTCCACCCATGATCAGCCAGCAGCCGCTGCAACCCCAGGGAGCGTTGTGTCCCGTCGTCTGTTCACCTCGGAGTCAGTCACCGAGGGCCACCCCGACAAGATCGCTGACCAGATCAGCGACACGATTCTCGACGCACTTCTGCGCGAGGACCCGACCTCCCGTGTAGCCGTGGAGACCCTGATCACCACAGGCCAGGTGCATGTGGCCGGTGAGGTCACCACCAAGGCGTATGCGCCGATCGCGCAGCTCGTCCGCGACAAGATCCTCGACATCGGCTACGACTCGTCGAAGAAGGGCTTCGACGGTGCCTCCTGCGGCGTCTCGGTGTCCATCGGCGCACAGTCGCCCGACATCGCCCAGGGCGTCGACACCGCCTGGGAGAAGCGCGTCGAGGGCGACGAGGACGAGCTCGACAAGCAGGGCGCGGGCGACCAGGGCCTGATGTTCGGTTACGCCTGCGACGAGACACCCGAGCTCATGCCGCTGCCCATCTACCTGGCACACCGGCTCTCGCGCCGTCTCTCCGAGGTGCGCAAGAACGGCGCCATCCCGTATCTGCGCCCCGACGGCAAGACCCAGGTGACCATCGAGTACGACGGCGACAAGGCGATCCGCCTCGACACGGTCGTCGTGTCGTCGCAGCACGCGAGCGACATCGACCTGGACTCCCTGCTCACCCCCGACATCCGCGAGTTCGTCGTCGAGCATGTGCTCAACCAGCTCATCGAGGACGGCATCAAGCTGGAGACCGAGGGCTACCGGCTGCTGGTCAACCCGACCGGCCGCTTCGAGATCGGCGGCCCGATGGGCGACGCGGGTCTGACCGGCCGCAAGATCATCATCGACACCTACGGCGGCATGGCACGTCACGGCGGCGGTGCCTTCTCGGGCAAGGACCCGTCGAAGGTCGACCGCTCGGCCGCTTACGCCATGCGCTGGGTCGCCAAGAACGTGGTGGCCGCCGGTCTTGCCTCGCGCTGCGAGGTCCAGGTCGCCTATGCGATCGGCAAGGCGGAGCCGGTGGGCCTGTTCGTCGAGACCTTCGGCACCGCGTCGGTGGACGTCGAGAAGATCGAGCACGCCATCACCGAGGTCTTCGACCTCCGCCCGGCCGCGATCATCCGTGACCTCGACCTGCTCCGGCCCATCTACGCGCAGACCGCCGCATACGGCCACTTCGGCCGCGAGCTCCCGGACTTCACCTGGGAGCGCACGGACCGGGTGGACGCGCTGCGCAAGGCAACCGGTCTGTAGGACCGGCCCCGAACGGCGGCCGTACCTGCGCCGGCCCCGAGCGGTTCCCAGGTTCCGGCGGTCGTCGTACCACCGCTGCTCAGCTGCATATCGGCCCGTCAGGGGCGTCACCGGATCCTTCGGTGGCGCCGCTGGCGGGCCGCTTGCGGTGTGAAGCTGTTTCACCCGCCCGCCGGTCACACCGCGGCGGTCACCGGGCCGTCGGGATGTCAGTGGCTTCTGGTAGGAATTTGGCTGTGAGCAGCGAGGACGAACCGAACACGGGGCCGCGGCAGACCGCGGCCCCGGAACAGCTCGCGCTCATCAGGGAGACGGTGCGCACGGCGAAGGTCCCGCGGGCCAAGCCGCGGACCTGGCGGGGCGCCGCGCTCGCCGGGGAGCTGCCGGTGGCGCGGGTCGTGGTGAACAAGGGCGTGCTCCATCTCGACCAGTTCTTCGACTACGCCGTTCCCGAGGAGCTGGACGAAGCCGCCCAGCCGGGTGTGCGGGTGCGGGTCCGGTTCGGAGCGGGGAACCGGAACGTCCGGGCCGGCCGCCGTGAGGGCGGCGGGCTGATCGACGGGTTCGTCGTGGAGCGGCGTGCTGAATCCGACTACGCGGGTCCGCTGGCCGCGCTCGCCGGAGTGGTCTCG contains:
- the coaBC gene encoding bifunctional phosphopantothenoylcysteine decarboxylase/phosphopantothenate--cysteine ligase CoaBC gives rise to the protein MDVADRPKVVLGVSGGIAAYKVCEVLRRLTESGHDVRVVPTASALHFVGAATWSALSGHPVSTEVWTDVHEVPHVRIGQEADLVLVAPATADMLGKAAHGLADDLLTNTLLTARCPVVFAPAMHTEMWEHPATQENVATLRRRGAVVIEPAVGRLTGVDTGKGRLPDPGAIFEACRQVLARGVAGPDLAGRHVVVSAGGTREPLDPVRYLGNRSSGKQGYALARTAVARGARVTLIEANTGLPDPAGADIVHVGTAVQLREAVLKAAADADAVVMAAAVADFRPASYAEGKIKKKDGQEPAPIVLVRNPDILAEISADRATAGQVVVGFAAETDDVMDNGRAKLRRKGCDLLVVNEVGERRTFGSEENEAVVLDAEGGETAVPYGPKAALADAVWDLVVPRLG
- the metK gene encoding methionine adenosyltransferase — protein: MSRRLFTSESVTEGHPDKIADQISDTILDALLREDPTSRVAVETLITTGQVHVAGEVTTKAYAPIAQLVRDKILDIGYDSSKKGFDGASCGVSVSIGAQSPDIAQGVDTAWEKRVEGDEDELDKQGAGDQGLMFGYACDETPELMPLPIYLAHRLSRRLSEVRKNGAIPYLRPDGKTQVTIEYDGDKAIRLDTVVVSSQHASDIDLDSLLTPDIREFVVEHVLNQLIEDGIKLETEGYRLLVNPTGRFEIGGPMGDAGLTGRKIIIDTYGGMARHGGGAFSGKDPSKVDRSAAYAMRWVAKNVVAAGLASRCEVQVAYAIGKAEPVGLFVETFGTASVDVEKIEHAITEVFDLRPAAIIRDLDLLRPIYAQTAAYGHFGRELPDFTWERTDRVDALRKATGL
- the rpoZ gene encoding DNA-directed RNA polymerase subunit omega codes for the protein MSSSISTPEGIINPPIDELLEATDSKYSLVIYAAKRARQINAYYSQLGEGLLEYVGPLVDTHVHEKPLSIALREINAGLLTSEAIEGPAQ
- the pyrF gene encoding orotidine-5'-phosphate decarboxylase, with translation MSPVEPFGARLRHAMDTRGPLCVGIDPHASLLTAWGLADDVAGLERFTRTVVEALADRVAVLKPQSAFFERFGSRGVAVLESAVADARAAGALVLMDAKRGDIGSTMGAYAATYLEKDSPLFSDAVTVSPYLGFGSLRPALDAAVLSGSGVFVLALTSNPEGAEVQRSTAADGRSVAQVLLDHMAAENEGAEPLGAVGAVVGATLGEAGVRLDINGPLLAPGIGAQGATPADLPAVFGSAVRNVLPSVSRGVLRHGPDIAALRDSAARFTDEVRAAVSG
- a CDS encoding quinone-dependent dihydroorotate dehydrogenase; protein product: MYKLFFELVFKRMDPERAHHLAFRWIRAAAGIPVLRTFIAAALAPRYEELRTEALGLRMHGPFGLAAGFDKNAVAIDGMTMLGFDHIEIGTVTAQPQPGNPPKRLFRLVKDRALINRMGFNNEGSEAVAARMAARSQVFRTTVGVNIGKTKVVPEEEAVGDYVASAERLAAHADYLVVNVSSPNTPGLRNLQATEALRPLLTAVREAADRTVPGRRVPLLVKIAPDLADEDVDAVADLAAELRLDGIIATNTTIAREGLGLRSAPALVKETGGLSGAPLKERSLEVLRRLHARVGDDLTLIGVGGIETAEDAWQRILAGATLVQGYSAFIYQGPFWARAIHKGLAARLRASPYATLAEAVGAENRKVTR
- the gmk gene encoding guanylate kinase; this translates as MAVTPRGTSPASPDPCPRLTVLSGPSGVGKSTVVAHMRKVHPEVWLSVSATTRKPRPGERHGVQYFFVDDGEFDKLIANGELLEWAEFAGNRYGTPRRAVLERLEAGEPVLLEIDLQGARLVRESMPEAQLVFLAPPSWDELVRRLTGRGTEPSDVIERRLDAAKIELAADAEFDTTLVNTSVEDVARELLALVKVL
- a CDS encoding integration host factor — protein: MALPPLTPEQRAAALEKAAAARRERAEVKNRLKHSGASLHEVIKQGQENGVIGKMKVSALLESLPGVGKVRAKQIMERLGISESRRVRGLGSNQIASLEREFGGGAA